Proteins from a single region of Segatella copri:
- the panD gene encoding aspartate 1-decarboxylase, which translates to MQIEVLKSKLHCVTVTEANLNYMGSITIDEDLMDAANLIAGEKVQIVDNNNGERLETYIIKGERGSGCICLNGAAARKVQVGDTVIIIAYALMDFEEAKTFQPTVVFPKEGNKV; encoded by the coding sequence ATGCAGATAGAAGTATTGAAGAGTAAGCTCCATTGTGTGACCGTAACTGAGGCTAACCTGAATTATATGGGTAGCATCACCATCGATGAGGACTTGATGGACGCTGCTAATCTGATTGCAGGCGAGAAGGTTCAGATTGTAGACAACAACAATGGTGAGCGCTTGGAGACCTATATTATCAAGGGTGAGCGTGGCAGCGGTTGTATCTGCCTGAACGGTGCTGCAGCCCGCAAGGTGCAGGTGGGCGATACCGTCATCATCATCGCTTATGCCCTGATGGACTTTGAGGAGGCTAAGACCTTCCAGCCAACCGTGGTTTTCCCTAAAGAGGGAAATAAGGTTTAA
- the panC gene encoding pantoate--beta-alanine ligase, producing the protein MKVFNKIVDLQNELFMCRKEGKKIGLVPTMGALHEGHASLVKRSVKENGVTVVSVFLNPTQFNDQGDLDRYPRTLDADCKLLEACGADYVFAPSVKEMYPTPDTRHFEFPPVSTVMEGAKRPGHFNGVCQVVSRLFYIVRPTRAYFGEKDWQQIAVIKQLVKYINSDVQIVECPIIRDEDGLAKSSRNTLLAPDERAIAPNIYKALKESVEYAKTHTVQETHDKVVADINAVEGLEVEYFQIVDGDSLQDVSSWEDSAYVVGCITVYCGKTPIRLIDHIKYKG; encoded by the coding sequence ATGAAAGTATTCAATAAGATTGTTGACCTCCAGAACGAACTCTTCATGTGTCGTAAGGAGGGAAAGAAAATCGGCCTTGTGCCAACTATGGGTGCGCTGCATGAGGGTCACGCCTCTCTTGTTAAGCGCAGTGTGAAGGAAAATGGCGTGACTGTAGTTTCTGTGTTCCTGAATCCTACACAGTTTAATGATCAGGGTGACTTGGATCGCTATCCTCGTACCCTCGATGCTGACTGCAAGCTCTTGGAGGCTTGTGGTGCTGACTATGTGTTTGCACCATCGGTGAAGGAGATGTATCCTACACCAGATACACGCCACTTTGAGTTTCCACCTGTTTCTACCGTGATGGAGGGTGCCAAGCGCCCGGGTCATTTCAATGGTGTATGTCAGGTAGTGAGCCGTCTTTTCTATATCGTTCGACCAACCCGTGCTTATTTCGGTGAGAAGGATTGGCAGCAGATTGCTGTCATCAAGCAGCTCGTGAAGTACATCAACAGCGATGTGCAGATTGTAGAGTGTCCTATCATCCGTGATGAGGATGGTTTGGCTAAGAGCAGCCGTAATACTTTGCTGGCTCCTGATGAGCGTGCCATTGCGCCAAACATCTATAAGGCCCTGAAGGAGAGTGTGGAGTATGCCAAGACTCATACCGTACAGGAAACTCACGATAAGGTGGTTGCCGACATCAATGCTGTAGAGGGTCTGGAGGTAGAGTATTTCCAGATTGTGGATGGCGACAGCCTGCAGGATGTTTCTTCATGGGAGGATAGTGCATACGTGGTAGGTTGCATCACCGTTTATTGCGGTAAGACTCCTATCCGTCTCATCGACCATATCAAGTATAAGGGATAA
- a CDS encoding glycogen/starch synthase codes for MAKKVLFINQEIDPYVAESHMSIMGRELPQKMQEAGFEIRTFMPKWGTINERRGQLHEVIRLSGMNLIIDDTDHPLIIKVASIPTTRQQIYFIDNDDYFKSRQMGTDENGKEYADNGERAIFFARGVLETVKKLRWQPDVIVCQGWASAVVPFYVKTAYSEEPSFAESKVITALYTNELKGELGTNFKRCVAFRDAKSELLDDYQDDFDFIELGKLAIDYSDGVVEGEEEATQILFDYAKEKNKPVLTYPGEDIQEPYADFINKVCPDAE; via the coding sequence ATGGCAAAAAAAGTATTATTTATCAATCAGGAGATCGACCCATACGTAGCCGAGTCTCACATGTCAATCATGGGACGCGAACTGCCTCAGAAGATGCAGGAAGCAGGTTTTGAGATCCGCACCTTCATGCCTAAGTGGGGCACCATCAACGAGCGTCGCGGACAATTGCACGAGGTCATTCGCCTGTCTGGTATGAACCTTATCATAGATGATACAGACCATCCGCTGATCATCAAGGTTGCATCTATACCAACAACACGACAGCAGATTTATTTCATCGATAATGACGACTATTTCAAGAGCCGCCAGATGGGCACCGATGAAAACGGAAAGGAATATGCCGACAACGGAGAAAGAGCTATCTTCTTTGCACGTGGCGTATTGGAAACCGTAAAGAAGCTCCGCTGGCAGCCTGACGTAATCGTCTGCCAGGGTTGGGCTAGCGCAGTAGTGCCATTCTATGTAAAGACTGCCTACAGCGAAGAGCCTTCATTTGCAGAATCAAAGGTAATTACCGCTCTCTATACCAATGAACTCAAGGGTGAACTGGGTACCAACTTCAAACGTTGCGTTGCCTTCCGCGATGCCAAGTCTGAACTGCTCGACGACTATCAGGACGACTTCGACTTCATTGAGCTCGGCAAACTCGCCATCGACTATAGCGACGGTGTGGTAGAAGGTGAAGAAGAAGCTACCCAGATTCTCTTTGATTATGCGAAGGAGAAGAACAAGCCTGTACTGACTTATCCGGGAGAAGATATCCAGGAGCCATACGCAGACTTCATCAACAAGGTTTGTCCTGACGCAGAATAA
- a CDS encoding DUF4270 domain-containing protein: MKILRLLTVLVIAALTFAACDDTTEGIGGSITNKIDNINISNSAFNVTTKSIVADSVLSRNNTGLIGKMKDPETGNYVKGDYMTQLGVLPTFSVDTLDIKKANNGSIEADSCYLLVSYNASYGDTIAPMKVTAYEMTEPMREDQEYYSNYDAFKNGWVNENNQHWSSNYNLSNTSDVKNFKIYLNKKYKKDGKTYKNYGSYIMQTYAEHPEYFKTNFKFLHNVCPGFYIKNVGGTGNMAKIWNTELIFYWKKTIKAKDGVTDSTGIGYNRFDGTEEVLQLNKIENDTENLKKLASQEDWTYLKSPAGIFTEVTLPIEDIMKGHEKDTLNTATISFPRLNNENEDNPYNFATPSTILMVQKDSLQSFFEKSKLADSRTSYTTRYSSTGTYKNAYTFQNIANLVSAMYKNKGKSENWDKVVLVPVSIITVTQGHTTVITKINHDMALASTRLKRGVITTDSNGKETSPIQIKVIYSKFKEKE; encoded by the coding sequence ATGAAAATTTTAAGACTCTTAACAGTATTAGTTATAGCAGCGCTTACTTTCGCTGCATGTGATGATACCACCGAGGGAATCGGTGGTAGCATCACTAATAAGATAGACAACATTAACATTTCTAACTCAGCGTTCAATGTTACCACAAAGTCTATAGTAGCAGATTCCGTATTGAGCCGCAACAACACGGGGCTCATCGGAAAGATGAAAGACCCAGAAACTGGCAACTATGTAAAGGGCGACTACATGACCCAGTTGGGCGTATTGCCTACTTTCTCTGTAGATACACTAGATATCAAGAAGGCAAACAATGGTTCTATCGAAGCCGACTCATGCTACCTCCTGGTTTCTTACAACGCCAGCTACGGTGATACCATCGCCCCAATGAAGGTGACAGCCTATGAGATGACCGAGCCGATGAGAGAGGATCAGGAATATTACTCTAATTATGATGCCTTCAAGAACGGCTGGGTAAACGAAAACAACCAGCATTGGAGCAGTAATTACAACTTGAGCAATACATCAGATGTCAAGAACTTCAAGATTTACTTGAATAAGAAGTACAAAAAAGATGGTAAGACATACAAGAACTATGGTTCTTACATCATGCAAACATACGCAGAACATCCTGAGTACTTCAAGACCAACTTCAAGTTCCTGCACAATGTCTGCCCTGGCTTCTACATCAAGAATGTAGGTGGTACGGGTAACATGGCTAAGATTTGGAATACAGAGCTTATCTTCTACTGGAAAAAGACCATCAAGGCAAAGGACGGCGTTACTGACAGTACTGGAATCGGATACAACCGTTTTGATGGTACAGAAGAGGTATTGCAGCTCAACAAGATTGAGAATGATACCGAGAACTTGAAGAAGTTGGCAAGTCAGGAGGACTGGACTTACCTCAAGTCGCCTGCCGGTATCTTCACCGAGGTTACCCTCCCTATCGAAGACATCATGAAGGGACATGAGAAGGATACGCTCAACACAGCTACCATCTCTTTCCCACGACTCAACAATGAAAACGAAGACAACCCATACAACTTTGCTACACCAAGCACCATCCTGATGGTTCAGAAAGACAGTTTGCAGTCGTTCTTCGAAAAGAGCAAGTTGGCAGATAGCCGTACTTCTTATACCACAAGATACAGCAGTACAGGTACTTATAAGAATGCCTATACATTCCAGAATATCGCCAACCTGGTTTCTGCCATGTATAAGAACAAGGGCAAGAGCGAAAACTGGGATAAGGTTGTACTGGTTCCAGTAAGTATCATCACGGTTACACAGGGCCATACTACTGTCATCACCAAGATAAATCACGATATGGCGCTCGCTTCTACCCGACTGAAAAGAGGTGTAATAACCACCGACAGCAACGGCAAGGAGACAAGTCCTATACAGATAAAGGTGATTTACAGTAAGTTTAAAGAAAAAGAATAA
- a CDS encoding ATP-dependent helicase, whose product MDLLNDLNEAQRAAVEYIDGPSLVIAGAGSGKTRVLTYKIAYLLSQGMKPWSIMALTFTNKAAREMKERIGKLVGNDLAQHLYMGTFHSIFSRILRAEAEHIGFNNNFTIYDESDSRSLIKAIVKEMGLDDKKYKPAAVHAKISMAKNNLMSAAAYESDAAIFEQNKRAQMPEVGKIFVAYVQRCKQANAMDFDDLLTLTYQLFREHEDIRHKYAARFDYVLVDEYQDTNHVQMSIVMQLCQEKQRVCAVGDDSQSIYSFRGANIDNILNYQRQFQGTRLFKLEQNYRSTQTIVEAANSLIKHNRNQIPKDVFSENAKGEKIQYKPAYSDKEEAAIVAKDVKRIRREDGCQYSDFAILYRTNAQSRSFEEEFRKQGIPYRIYGGLSFYQRKEIKDIIAYFRLVANPDDEEAIKRIINYPARGIGATTVLKIADCAHQNQVSFWEVIGAPERYGLAVNKGTMNKLETFRLLISSFIERAQTTDVYELGDAIIKESGISQDIMSGKDADDLARQENLEEFLSGMSAFVEERREEGRFDELFLQDYLQDVALLTDADSDGDKDEPRVSLMTVHAAKGLEFPTVFVVGLEENIFPSPLSAASLRELEEERRLLYVAITRAEKHCILTNAKNRWRYGKMEFDNPSRFIDEIDGKLIDCLDEAGGSLFGSMSDSRLGSRSGSMFGSRADSMSDQPEWARAQRPRRPWGDAEQPRYSSRYQNSKPVASQFVADPKPSLFDDEPETSRTSGRSSVSGRSSLSEGNFKSVRALNAAKRYMETHSSHPASRGTGSSAASVSSSTASGSSSCGLQEGMKIEHQRFGRGTVLKIEGTGENTKATVEFVHSGTKQLLLKYAKFTVVD is encoded by the coding sequence ATGGATTTACTGAACGACTTGAACGAAGCGCAGCGTGCTGCGGTAGAATATATTGACGGACCTTCGCTGGTGATAGCCGGTGCAGGTTCGGGTAAGACGCGTGTACTTACTTATAAGATAGCTTATCTCCTGAGCCAGGGCATGAAACCCTGGAGCATCATGGCGCTCACCTTTACCAATAAGGCGGCAAGGGAGATGAAGGAACGTATCGGAAAACTGGTGGGAAATGATCTCGCCCAGCATCTCTATATGGGTACCTTCCACAGCATCTTCTCCCGAATCCTGAGAGCGGAGGCTGAGCATATCGGCTTCAACAACAACTTTACCATTTATGACGAAAGTGACTCGCGCTCGCTGATCAAGGCGATAGTGAAGGAGATGGGGCTGGATGATAAGAAGTATAAACCTGCTGCCGTTCATGCCAAGATTTCGATGGCGAAGAACAACCTGATGAGTGCTGCGGCTTATGAGAGCGATGCGGCTATCTTCGAGCAGAACAAGCGTGCGCAGATGCCTGAGGTTGGTAAGATTTTCGTGGCTTACGTGCAGCGCTGCAAGCAGGCCAATGCCATGGATTTCGATGATTTGCTGACGCTTACCTATCAGCTCTTCAGGGAGCATGAGGATATTCGCCACAAATATGCTGCCCGCTTCGATTATGTCCTGGTGGATGAGTATCAGGATACCAATCACGTTCAGATGTCTATCGTCATGCAACTCTGTCAGGAGAAGCAGCGTGTTTGTGCCGTGGGTGATGACTCGCAGAGCATCTATAGTTTCCGTGGTGCCAATATCGATAATATTCTCAACTATCAGCGCCAGTTTCAGGGCACGCGTCTCTTCAAACTGGAGCAGAACTACCGCTCTACCCAGACTATCGTTGAGGCGGCTAACAGTCTGATCAAGCATAACCGCAACCAGATTCCTAAGGATGTATTCAGCGAGAATGCGAAGGGGGAGAAGATTCAGTATAAGCCTGCCTACAGCGACAAGGAAGAGGCGGCGATTGTGGCGAAGGACGTGAAGCGTATCCGGCGCGAGGATGGCTGCCAGTATAGTGATTTTGCCATTCTCTACCGCACCAATGCCCAGAGCCGCAGCTTCGAGGAGGAGTTCAGAAAGCAGGGTATTCCTTATCGCATTTATGGCGGACTGAGTTTCTACCAGCGCAAGGAAATCAAGGACATCATAGCCTATTTCCGTCTGGTGGCGAATCCGGATGATGAAGAGGCTATCAAGCGTATCATCAACTATCCGGCACGAGGAATAGGGGCTACTACGGTGCTGAAGATTGCTGACTGTGCCCATCAGAACCAGGTGAGTTTCTGGGAGGTAATCGGTGCTCCTGAGCGGTATGGACTGGCGGTTAACAAGGGTACGATGAACAAGCTGGAAACCTTCAGATTGCTGATTTCTTCGTTTATCGAACGGGCTCAAACTACGGATGTCTATGAATTGGGTGATGCCATTATCAAGGAGAGTGGTATCAGTCAGGATATCATGTCGGGCAAGGATGCCGATGATCTGGCACGTCAGGAGAACCTGGAGGAATTCTTGAGCGGTATGTCTGCTTTTGTGGAGGAACGCCGTGAAGAGGGTAGATTTGATGAACTCTTCCTGCAGGATTATCTGCAGGATGTGGCGCTGCTTACCGATGCTGACAGCGATGGTGATAAGGATGAACCTCGTGTTTCTCTGATGACGGTTCATGCTGCCAAGGGTCTGGAGTTTCCTACGGTTTTCGTGGTAGGATTGGAAGAGAATATCTTCCCAAGTCCGCTTTCTGCTGCTTCGCTCCGAGAACTGGAGGAGGAACGGAGATTGCTTTACGTTGCCATTACTCGAGCTGAGAAACATTGTATCCTGACGAACGCCAAGAACCGCTGGCGATATGGCAAGATGGAGTTTGATAATCCGAGTCGGTTTATCGATGAGATTGACGGCAAGTTGATTGATTGCCTGGATGAGGCTGGTGGAAGCTTGTTTGGCTCTATGTCTGACTCAAGGCTTGGTTCAAGGTCTGGTTCGATGTTTGGCTCCAGAGCTGATTCGATGTCTGACCAGCCGGAGTGGGCGAGAGCGCAACGTCCTCGCAGACCGTGGGGGGATGCTGAGCAGCCTAGATACAGTAGCAGGTATCAGAATTCTAAACCGGTAGCATCGCAGTTTGTAGCAGATCCTAAGCCTTCTCTCTTTGATGATGAACCGGAGACTTCACGTACTTCTGGACGCTCGTCTGTTTCCGGACGCTCATCTCTCTCTGAAGGTAATTTCAAGTCTGTTAGAGCGCTGAATGCAGCTAAGCGTTACATGGAGACGCATTCTTCTCATCCTGCTTCTCGCGGTACTGGATCTTCTGCAGCATCAGTTTCTTCTTCTACAGCTTCAGGCAGTTCTTCTTGTGGTTTGCAGGAGGGAATGAAGATTGAACATCAGCGTTTTGGACGGGGAACGGTATTGAAGATTGAAGGTACTGGTGAGAATACGAAGGCTACGGTGGAGTTCGTTCATTCTGGCACCAAACAGCTTCTGCTGAAATATGCCAAGTTTACGGTAGTAGATTAA
- the mtgA gene encoding monofunctional biosynthetic peptidoglycan transglycosylase — protein MILKKIKNIVKWVVVLFFSTTILAVVAYRFIPVYVTPLMIIRCFQQVADGESITLHHHWVSLDKISPHMPVAVMASEDARFLKHHGFDFNAIESAAKNNARGGKVHGASTISQQTAKNVFLWPGRSWTRKGFEVYFTFLIEMMWSKQRIMEVYLNSIEMGPGIYGVDAVAEYHFDKKAKDLFRGECALIAATLPNPRKFSSLHPSAYMKKRQRQIEHQMRFIPTFPREGEDFDPGTAVGGYRGK, from the coding sequence ATGATTTTGAAGAAAATCAAGAATATAGTAAAATGGGTGGTGGTGCTGTTTTTCAGTACCACCATTCTTGCTGTAGTGGCATATAGGTTCATTCCTGTATATGTCACTCCTCTGATGATTATCCGATGCTTTCAGCAAGTAGCTGATGGTGAGAGTATTACCCTGCATCATCATTGGGTTTCTTTGGATAAGATCTCGCCTCATATGCCAGTGGCAGTGATGGCGAGCGAAGATGCGAGATTCCTGAAGCATCACGGTTTCGACTTCAATGCCATCGAGAGTGCGGCGAAGAATAATGCCCGTGGTGGAAAGGTGCATGGAGCCAGTACCATCAGTCAGCAGACTGCTAAGAATGTCTTTCTGTGGCCTGGCCGTTCATGGACCCGCAAGGGATTTGAAGTCTACTTTACCTTCCTCATCGAAATGATGTGGAGCAAGCAGCGCATCATGGAGGTTTATCTCAACAGCATTGAGATGGGACCGGGTATCTATGGTGTGGATGCGGTTGCAGAATATCATTTCGACAAGAAAGCGAAAGATCTGTTTCGTGGCGAGTGTGCGCTGATAGCAGCCACGCTTCCTAATCCGCGCAAATTCAGTTCGCTGCATCCTAGCGCTTATATGAAGAAGCGCCAGCGACAGATAGAACATCAGATGAGATTTATCCCTACCTTCCCTCGTGAGGGCGAAGATTTCGACCCGGGCACGGCTGTGGGAGGATATAGGGGGAAGTGA
- a CDS encoding OmpA family protein, with protein sequence MKKTNFAVAGLSLCLLFSSCGTNQKTGTAVGAGSGAALGALVGGLLNNSHRGTGALVGAAIGAAVGGGAGNLIGKHMDKVKAEAEQVKNAQVETVKDANGLSAVKVTFASGILFPTNGSTLSSSAKTDLAQFAGVLKNNTDCEVSIQGYTDATGNDGINLPLSQKRAEAVYNYLASCGVTSRQVKNVQGLGSANPVVNTTAACAQNRRVEVYMYASQAMVNAANNGTLK encoded by the coding sequence ATGAAAAAGACTAATTTTGCAGTTGCAGGCCTCTCTTTGTGCTTGCTTTTCTCAAGTTGTGGAACCAATCAGAAGACAGGTACAGCTGTAGGTGCCGGTTCAGGTGCAGCTCTGGGTGCTCTCGTTGGTGGATTGCTCAACAATAGCCATCGTGGTACAGGTGCTCTTGTAGGTGCTGCTATCGGTGCAGCTGTTGGTGGCGGTGCTGGTAACCTCATCGGAAAGCACATGGATAAGGTGAAGGCTGAGGCTGAACAGGTGAAGAATGCACAGGTTGAGACTGTAAAAGATGCCAATGGCTTGTCTGCCGTTAAGGTAACATTTGCTTCTGGTATCCTCTTCCCGACTAACGGTTCTACTCTCAGCAGCAGCGCAAAGACTGATTTGGCTCAGTTTGCCGGTGTATTGAAGAACAATACCGACTGTGAGGTTTCTATCCAGGGTTATACAGATGCTACAGGTAATGATGGTATCAACTTGCCATTGAGCCAGAAGCGTGCTGAGGCAGTTTACAACTATCTTGCTTCTTGCGGTGTTACCAGCCGTCAGGTAAAGAATGTTCAGGGTTTGGGTTCTGCTAACCCTGTTGTTAATACTACTGCTGCTTGTGCCCAGAACCGTCGTGTAGAGGTCTATATGTATGCTAGCCAGGCTATGGTTAACGCAGCCAACAATGGTACATTGAAGTAA
- the proS gene encoding proline--tRNA ligase — MAKELKNLTKRADNYSQWYNDLVVKADLAELSPVRGCMIIKPYGYAIWEKMQQQLDKMFKQTGVQNAYFPLLIPKSFFSREAEHVAGFAKECAVVTHYRLRSTEDGKEVEVDPNAKLDEELIIRPTSETIIWNTYKNWIHSWRDLPILCNQWCNVMRWEMRTRPFLRTSEFLWQEGHTAHATKEEAETKAQEMLKVYADFAENYMGVPVLQGVKSETERFAGALNTYTIEAMMQDGKALQSGTSHFLGQNFAKSFDVTYLNKENKPEYVWATSWGVSTRLMGALIMVHSDDNGLVLPPKLAPIQVVIVPINKGDEQLAQITAKLQPVINQLRELGITVKYDDNPAKRPGFKFADYELKGVPVRLAMGGRDLENNTIEIMRRDTLEKENVSFDGIVERVKNMLEDIQKNIFEKARAYRDAHVYECDNYEEFKERVKNGGFFLCHWDGTAETEAKIKEETQATIRCVPFAYEQTPGVDMVSGKPAVARVIIARSY, encoded by the coding sequence ATGGCTAAAGAACTCAAGAATTTAACCAAGCGCGCTGACAACTACAGTCAGTGGTACAATGATTTGGTAGTAAAGGCTGATCTCGCTGAGTTGTCACCAGTTCGTGGTTGTATGATTATCAAACCATACGGTTACGCTATCTGGGAGAAGATGCAGCAGCAGCTCGACAAGATGTTTAAGCAGACAGGTGTACAGAACGCATACTTCCCTCTCCTCATCCCGAAGAGTTTCTTCTCTCGTGAGGCTGAGCACGTGGCAGGTTTCGCCAAGGAGTGTGCCGTAGTTACCCACTACCGTCTCCGTTCTACAGAGGATGGCAAAGAGGTTGAGGTTGATCCTAACGCAAAGCTCGATGAGGAGCTTATCATCCGTCCTACTTCTGAGACCATCATCTGGAACACCTATAAGAACTGGATTCATTCATGGCGTGATCTTCCTATCCTCTGCAACCAGTGGTGTAACGTAATGCGTTGGGAGATGCGTACCCGTCCGTTCCTCCGTACTTCTGAGTTCCTCTGGCAGGAGGGTCATACTGCTCATGCCACTAAGGAAGAGGCTGAGACAAAGGCTCAGGAGATGCTCAAGGTTTACGCTGATTTTGCAGAGAACTACATGGGCGTTCCTGTATTGCAGGGTGTGAAGAGTGAGACTGAGCGTTTCGCCGGTGCCCTGAACACTTATACCATCGAGGCAATGATGCAGGATGGCAAGGCTCTCCAGAGCGGTACTTCTCACTTCCTGGGTCAGAACTTCGCCAAGAGTTTCGATGTTACATACTTGAACAAGGAGAACAAGCCTGAGTATGTATGGGCTACTTCATGGGGTGTTTCTACCCGACTGATGGGTGCCCTCATCATGGTTCACAGCGATGACAACGGTCTCGTATTGCCTCCAAAGCTGGCTCCTATCCAGGTGGTTATCGTTCCTATCAACAAGGGCGACGAGCAGTTGGCTCAGATTACTGCTAAGTTGCAGCCTGTCATCAACCAGCTCCGCGAGTTGGGCATCACCGTGAAGTATGATGACAACCCTGCCAAGCGTCCTGGCTTCAAGTTCGCTGACTATGAGTTGAAGGGTGTTCCTGTACGTCTCGCTATGGGTGGCCGTGACTTGGAGAACAACACCATCGAAATCATGCGCCGTGATACCTTGGAGAAGGAGAACGTAAGCTTCGACGGTATCGTTGAGCGCGTAAAGAATATGTTGGAAGACATCCAGAAGAATATCTTCGAGAAGGCTCGTGCTTACCGTGATGCTCACGTTTATGAATGCGACAACTACGAGGAGTTCAAGGAGCGTGTGAAGAACGGTGGTTTCTTCCTCTGCCATTGGGACGGTACAGCCGAGACCGAGGCTAAGATTAAGGAAGAGACTCAGGCTACCATCCGTTGCGTGCCTTTCGCTTACGAGCAGACTCCAGGTGTAGATATGGTAAGCGGCAAGCCAGCCGTAGCCCGTGTCATCATCGCAAGAAGCTATTAA
- a CDS encoding amidophosphoribosyltransferase: protein MGGIFGTISKKSCVADLFYGTDYNSHLGTRRGGLATYSSEKGFVRSIHNLESSYFRTKFEPTLNKFEGATSGIGVISDTDPQPLIMNSHLGRFAICTVAKIVNEDELTQLLLEKNMHFAEMSSGSTNPTELVALLIIQGKTFREGIENVFHHIKGSCTMMILTEDGIICARDSWGRTPIIIGKKEGAYAASSETTSFPNLDYETAYEVGPGEIVKIKADGMEQIRPANKKMQVCSFLWVYYGFPTSTYEGKNVEEARFTNGFNLAKTDDVKVDCCSGIPDSGTGMAMGYAAGKGVPYQRCIAKYTPTWPRSFTPSNQSMRSLVAKMKLIPNKAMLKGKRVLFCDDSIVRGTQLRDNVKVLFDQAGLKECHMRIACPPLVYGCPFINFTSSKSDMELITRRIIEKFEGDANKNLEKYATTGSPEYQRMVDEIASQLGLTSLKFNTIEQLVEAIGLPKCQVCTHCFDGSSAYTLDEFADED from the coding sequence ATGGGAGGCATTTTCGGAACTATTTCCAAGAAAAGCTGTGTCGCTGATCTCTTTTACGGCACAGATTACAACTCACATCTCGGCACACGCCGGGGCGGTTTGGCAACCTACAGTAGTGAGAAGGGCTTCGTGCGCTCTATCCACAATCTGGAAAGTTCATACTTCCGAACGAAGTTTGAACCTACTCTCAACAAGTTTGAAGGAGCTACATCGGGCATCGGCGTGATTAGCGATACAGATCCCCAGCCACTCATCATGAACTCTCATCTTGGCCGCTTTGCCATTTGCACCGTAGCTAAGATAGTAAATGAGGATGAACTTACTCAGCTTCTGCTCGAAAAGAACATGCACTTTGCAGAGATGTCTTCGGGTAGTACCAATCCAACTGAGTTGGTGGCTCTGCTCATTATTCAGGGTAAAACTTTCAGAGAAGGTATCGAAAACGTTTTCCATCACATCAAAGGTTCCTGCACCATGATGATTCTTACCGAGGATGGCATCATCTGTGCGCGTGACAGTTGGGGACGTACTCCAATCATCATCGGCAAGAAGGAAGGTGCCTATGCGGCTTCCAGCGAAACAACCTCGTTCCCTAATCTCGATTATGAAACAGCATATGAGGTAGGACCAGGCGAAATCGTGAAGATTAAAGCTGATGGCATGGAGCAGATCCGACCTGCCAACAAGAAGATGCAGGTTTGCTCTTTCCTTTGGGTTTACTACGGATTCCCTACATCTACCTACGAAGGCAAGAATGTAGAGGAGGCACGTTTCACCAACGGCTTCAATCTCGCCAAGACGGATGATGTGAAGGTAGACTGCTGCAGCGGTATTCCTGATTCAGGTACGGGTATGGCGATGGGTTATGCTGCCGGCAAGGGTGTGCCTTACCAGCGCTGCATTGCCAAGTATACGCCTACATGGCCTCGCAGCTTTACTCCAAGCAACCAGAGCATGCGTTCATTGGTAGCCAAGATGAAACTGATTCCTAACAAGGCGATGCTTAAGGGCAAGCGTGTATTGTTCTGTGATGACAGTATCGTGCGTGGTACCCAGCTTCGCGACAACGTGAAGGTGCTTTTCGACCAGGCTGGCTTGAAGGAGTGTCACATGCGTATTGCATGTCCTCCATTGGTATATGGTTGTCCGTTCATCAACTTCACTTCTTCAAAGAGTGATATGGAGCTGATTACCCGTCGTATCATCGAGAAGTTTGAGGGCGATGCCAACAAGAATCTTGAGAAATACGCTACCACCGGTTCTCCTGAGTATCAGAGAATGGTAGATGAGATTGCCAGCCAGTTGGGCTTGACTTCCCTGAAGTTCAACACCATCGAGCAGCTGGTAGAGGCTATCGGTCTTCCAAAGTGCCAGGTATGTACCCACTGCTTCGATGGCAGCAGCGCATATACTCTTGATGAGTTTGCTGATGAAGACTAA